The following coding sequences lie in one Panicum virgatum strain AP13 chromosome 6N, P.virgatum_v5, whole genome shotgun sequence genomic window:
- the LOC120679645 gene encoding protein ALP1-like isoform X1: MMNLYSQTMEDEDCTLVRYLIAEDNPNYEFLDDDDDIHTLVSAIDAESSYHGSIHVRRLVPRERVDGKARIICQYFAVNPIYTPEKFRERFRMKRHVFICILNAVQSVDNYFQQREDCTGLLGLSALQKVVAAMRILAYGLPLDAVDEYVQIGTSTAREALNHFCSAVIAAFGEEYLRSPTPVDVARLLQEGERRGFPGMLGSIDCMHWEWRNCHTAWKGMFTGRGKHPSMILEAVASHDLWIWHAYFGLPGSCNDINVLQRSPIFSAYIRGESPPVHFTVNGRTYDMGYYLADGIYPDWPAFVKSVRHPMERKTQRFAAVQEGARKDIERAFGVLQARWAVIRGPAYGWDREQLFDIMTACIIMHNMIVEDEKSEAINTNFDNIGRQVNPSGGNVVERKAFVAAHHKLCDQARHIQLQKDLIKHNWMRYGST, encoded by the exons ATGATGAATCTATATAGCCAAACAATGGAGGACGAAGATTGTACCCTTGTTCGTTACTTGATTGCTGAGGATAACCCAAATTATGAGTTTctcgatgatgacgacgacataCACACTCTGGTATCAGCCATCGATGCAGAGAGCTCCTACCACGGCTCAATACATGTGAGACGACTTGTCCCCAGAGAACGTGTTGATGGAAAGGCAAGGATCATATGCCAATACTTTGCTGTCAATCCTATTTACACCCCTGAAAAGTTTCGTGAAAG GTTCCGTATGAAGCGTCACGTGTTCATCTGCATTCTTAATGCAGTTCAGTCTGTGGACAACTACTTCCAACAACGCGAGGATTGTACTGGGCTTTTAGGATTGAGTGCTTTGCAGAAGGTGGTAGCCGCAATGCGCATACTGGCGTATGGTTTGCCGTTAGACGCCGTTGATGAGTATGTGCAAATTGGCACGTCAACCGCTCGTGAGGCTCTTAACCATTTCTGCAGTGCTGTTATAGCTGCCTTTGGGGAGGAATACCTGCGTTCTCCAACACCTGTCGATGTGGCTCGTCTACTGCAAGAGGGTGAGAGACGAGGTTTCCCAGGTATGCTTGGTAGCATAGATTGTATGCACTGGGAATGGCGGAACTGCCATACTGCTTGGAAGGGCATGTTCACTGGACGCGGGAAGCACCCATCCATGATCTTGGAGGCTGTAGCATCTCATGACCTTTGGATATGGCATGCCTACTTTGGCCTTCCAGGCAGCTGCAACGATATCAATGTACTGCAGAGGTCGCCTATTTTCTCAGCATATATTCGAGGAGAGTCACCTCCTGTTCACTTCACTGTCAACGGACGGACATATGACATGGGGTATTACCTTGCAGATGGTATATACCCTGATTGGCCAGCATTTGTCAAGAGTGTTCGCCATCCTATGGAGAGGAAGACACAACGTTTTGCTGCTGTGCAAGAGGGTGCGCGCAAGGATATTGAGAGAGCTTTTGGAGTTCTTCAAGCTAGGTGGGCAGTAATCCGTGGGCCGGCTTATGGATGGGACAGGGAGCAGCTTTTTGATATTATGACCGCTTGTATTATCATGCATAACATGATTGTCGAGGATGAGAAGTCTGAGGCCATCAATACCAACTTCGACAACATTGGCAGACAAGTCAATCCTTCAGGTGGAAATGTAGTGGAACGGAAAGCATTTGTAGCAGCACATCACAAGTTGTGTGACCAAGCTCGCCATATCCAACTTCAGAAGGATCTCATCAAGCACAACTGGATGCGATATGGTTCAAcctag
- the LOC120679645 gene encoding protein ALP1-like isoform X3 gives MERFRMKRHVFICILNAVQSVDNYFQQREDCTGLLGLSALQKVVAAMRILAYGLPLDAVDEYVQIGTSTAREALNHFCSAVIAAFGEEYLRSPTPVDVARLLQEGERRGFPGMLGSIDCMHWEWRNCHTAWKGMFTGRGKHPSMILEAVASHDLWIWHAYFGLPGSCNDINVLQRSPIFSAYIRGESPPVHFTVNGRTYDMGYYLADGIYPDWPAFVKSVRHPMERKTQRFAAVQEGARKDIERAFGVLQARWAVIRGPAYGWDREQLFDIMTACIIMHNMIVEDEKSEAINTNFDNIGRQVNPSGGNVVERKAFVAAHHKLCDQARHIQLQKDLIKHNWMRYGST, from the exons ATGGAAAG GTTCCGTATGAAGCGTCACGTGTTCATCTGCATTCTTAATGCAGTTCAGTCTGTGGACAACTACTTCCAACAACGCGAGGATTGTACTGGGCTTTTAGGATTGAGTGCTTTGCAGAAGGTGGTAGCCGCAATGCGCATACTGGCGTATGGTTTGCCGTTAGACGCCGTTGATGAGTATGTGCAAATTGGCACGTCAACCGCTCGTGAGGCTCTTAACCATTTCTGCAGTGCTGTTATAGCTGCCTTTGGGGAGGAATACCTGCGTTCTCCAACACCTGTCGATGTGGCTCGTCTACTGCAAGAGGGTGAGAGACGAGGTTTCCCAGGTATGCTTGGTAGCATAGATTGTATGCACTGGGAATGGCGGAACTGCCATACTGCTTGGAAGGGCATGTTCACTGGACGCGGGAAGCACCCATCCATGATCTTGGAGGCTGTAGCATCTCATGACCTTTGGATATGGCATGCCTACTTTGGCCTTCCAGGCAGCTGCAACGATATCAATGTACTGCAGAGGTCGCCTATTTTCTCAGCATATATTCGAGGAGAGTCACCTCCTGTTCACTTCACTGTCAACGGACGGACATATGACATGGGGTATTACCTTGCAGATGGTATATACCCTGATTGGCCAGCATTTGTCAAGAGTGTTCGCCATCCTATGGAGAGGAAGACACAACGTTTTGCTGCTGTGCAAGAGGGTGCGCGCAAGGATATTGAGAGAGCTTTTGGAGTTCTTCAAGCTAGGTGGGCAGTAATCCGTGGGCCGGCTTATGGATGGGACAGGGAGCAGCTTTTTGATATTATGACCGCTTGTATTATCATGCATAACATGATTGTCGAGGATGAGAAGTCTGAGGCCATCAATACCAACTTCGACAACATTGGCAGACAAGTCAATCCTTCAGGTGGAAATGTAGTGGAACGGAAAGCATTTGTAGCAGCACATCACAAGTTGTGTGACCAAGCTCGCCATATCCAACTTCAGAAGGATCTCATCAAGCACAACTGGATGCGATATGGTTCAAcctag
- the LOC120679645 gene encoding protein ALP1-like isoform X2: MERQGSYANTLLSILFTPLKSFVKVQSVDNYFQQREDCTGLLGLSALQKVVAAMRILAYGLPLDAVDEYVQIGTSTAREALNHFCSAVIAAFGEEYLRSPTPVDVARLLQEGERRGFPGMLGSIDCMHWEWRNCHTAWKGMFTGRGKHPSMILEAVASHDLWIWHAYFGLPGSCNDINVLQRSPIFSAYIRGESPPVHFTVNGRTYDMGYYLADGIYPDWPAFVKSVRHPMERKTQRFAAVQEGARKDIERAFGVLQARWAVIRGPAYGWDREQLFDIMTACIIMHNMIVEDEKSEAINTNFDNIGRQVNPSGGNVVERKAFVAAHHKLCDQARHIQLQKDLIKHNWMRYGST, from the exons ATGGAAAGGCAAGGATCATATGCCAATACTTTGCTGTCAATCCTATTTACACCCCTGAAAAGTTTCGTGAAAG TTCAGTCTGTGGACAACTACTTCCAACAACGCGAGGATTGTACTGGGCTTTTAGGATTGAGTGCTTTGCAGAAGGTGGTAGCCGCAATGCGCATACTGGCGTATGGTTTGCCGTTAGACGCCGTTGATGAGTATGTGCAAATTGGCACGTCAACCGCTCGTGAGGCTCTTAACCATTTCTGCAGTGCTGTTATAGCTGCCTTTGGGGAGGAATACCTGCGTTCTCCAACACCTGTCGATGTGGCTCGTCTACTGCAAGAGGGTGAGAGACGAGGTTTCCCAGGTATGCTTGGTAGCATAGATTGTATGCACTGGGAATGGCGGAACTGCCATACTGCTTGGAAGGGCATGTTCACTGGACGCGGGAAGCACCCATCCATGATCTTGGAGGCTGTAGCATCTCATGACCTTTGGATATGGCATGCCTACTTTGGCCTTCCAGGCAGCTGCAACGATATCAATGTACTGCAGAGGTCGCCTATTTTCTCAGCATATATTCGAGGAGAGTCACCTCCTGTTCACTTCACTGTCAACGGACGGACATATGACATGGGGTATTACCTTGCAGATGGTATATACCCTGATTGGCCAGCATTTGTCAAGAGTGTTCGCCATCCTATGGAGAGGAAGACACAACGTTTTGCTGCTGTGCAAGAGGGTGCGCGCAAGGATATTGAGAGAGCTTTTGGAGTTCTTCAAGCTAGGTGGGCAGTAATCCGTGGGCCGGCTTATGGATGGGACAGGGAGCAGCTTTTTGATATTATGACCGCTTGTATTATCATGCATAACATGATTGTCGAGGATGAGAAGTCTGAGGCCATCAATACCAACTTCGACAACATTGGCAGACAAGTCAATCCTTCAGGTGGAAATGTAGTGGAACGGAAAGCATTTGTAGCAGCACATCACAAGTTGTGTGACCAAGCTCGCCATATCCAACTTCAGAAGGATCTCATCAAGCACAACTGGATGCGATATGGTTCAAcctag